In a genomic window of Panthera tigris isolate Pti1 chromosome D4, P.tigris_Pti1_mat1.1, whole genome shotgun sequence:
- the SLC31A2 gene encoding probable low affinity copper uptake protein 2: protein MHFIFSDEVVLLFDFWSVHSPTGMALSVLVVLFLAVLYESIKVGKAKLLHQAVVSVSVLSSQQLTEETDQDSSASDSAPVSRARLRWFFCHFGQSLIHVVQVVIGYFMMLAVMSYNTWIFFGVILGSAVGYYLAYPLLSMV, encoded by the exons atGCATTTCATTTTCTCCGATGAGGTGGTGCTTCTGTTTGATTTTTGGAGTGTCCACAGTCCTACAG GCATGGCCCTTTCCGTGCTGGTGGTCCTGTTCCTGGCCGTGTTGTACGAAAGCATCAAGGTTGGCAAAGCCAAGCTGCTCCACCAGGCTGTAGTGAGTGTGTCCGTCCTCTCCAGCCAGCAGCTCACTGAGGAGACAGACCAGGATTCTTCAGCCTCAGACTCGGCCCCGGTCAGCAGAGCCCGCCTCAG GTGGTTTTTCTGTCACTTTGGCCAGTCTCTAATCCATGTCGTTCAGGTGGTCATAGGCTACTTCATGATGCTGGCTGTCATGTCCTACAACACCTGGATTTTCTTCGGCGTGATCCTTGGCTCTGCTGTAGGATACTACCTAGCCTATCCACTTCTCAGCATGGTTTAG